The following are encoded together in the Actinomycetes bacterium genome:
- a CDS encoding DUF5130 family protein, whose product MPAGEAFSLTQRVSLERAIKSAESQSGLGFSVYVGPLGDDVRARARSLHAAVPGDTARLVLVAVDVAGRRVEIVTGSQAHLELDDASCGLAALSMTTSFGAGDLVGGIVDGLTVLAEHARHPRILHTDQP is encoded by the coding sequence GTGCCCGCTGGTGAGGCCTTCTCGCTGACCCAGCGGGTCAGCCTCGAGCGGGCGATCAAGAGCGCCGAGTCCCAGAGCGGGCTCGGCTTCTCCGTGTACGTCGGCCCGCTCGGCGACGACGTACGGGCGAGGGCCCGGTCGCTGCACGCCGCCGTCCCGGGCGACACGGCGCGCCTCGTGCTCGTCGCGGTGGACGTGGCCGGGCGTCGGGTGGAGATCGTCACCGGCAGCCAGGCCCACCTCGAGCTCGACGACGCCTCCTGCGGCCTGGCCGCCCTGTCGATGACGACCAGCTTCGGCGCGGGCGACCTGGTCGGCGGGATCGTCGACGGTCTCACCGTCCTCGCCGAGCACGCACGCC
- a CDS encoding 4-alpha-glucanotransferase yields DEDVVVAMHRFLARTPARLLGVAVTDLVGDRRAVNQPGTDQEYPNWRVPVTDGLGRPVLLEDLPSAPLLDPLTRALRER; encoded by the coding sequence GACGAGGACGTCGTGGTTGCGATGCACCGCTTCCTCGCACGCACGCCGGCCCGGCTGCTCGGCGTCGCGGTGACCGACCTCGTGGGTGATCGGAGGGCGGTCAACCAGCCCGGCACCGACCAGGAGTACCCCAACTGGCGGGTCCCGGTGACCGACGGGCTCGGCCGCCCGGTCCTGCTCGAGGACCTGCCCTCGGCGCCGCTGCTCGACCCGCTCACCCGTGCCCTGCGCGAGCGGTGA